CGCAAAAGCCTCCGGTGCATCCCCGCTAAAGACAACAAAGACGATATCACCCTGACCAGCGTTCCCTAACGCGTCAGCCGCTATGTATGGCCTTCCCTCAGGTTCCAGGCTTGAGCTAAGGGGCTGCAACACAAGAAGCGAAATCCCACGTAAGTTCTTATCCTTTTGGGTAGATACGATATTGCCAATAACCTGTGCAAACTTCATTATGATCGCTGGGTCAACTATTGAAGCTGCCCCAGGCTTCACCCCCGCTCAGCACAAGTATTACCTATTTCCCGTAGACCT
This sequence is a window from Limnochordia bacterium. Protein-coding genes within it:
- a CDS encoding EutN/CcmL family microcompartment protein produces the protein MKFAQVIGNIVSTQKDKNLRGISLLVLQPLSSSLEPEGRPYIAADALGNAGQGDIVFVVFSGDAPEAFAQELCPVDASIVGLVDEDCRKELMA